In a genomic window of Maledivibacter sp.:
- the mfd gene encoding transcription-repair coupling factor, with protein sequence MNNFFVNVLKSSGKYSELNNSIDKGMLPISITGPSGSAISNIIFSIGSNKAKQSLVITHNELEARKIYEDLKFFGGEKVFYFPSKEIVFFDVYAHSNQIIEERLKAIRTVLSGEECIVVTTIDSILLKLVPGKDWIGYEMPIKVGDIIDVSDFIEGLVFMGYERVDMVQTKGQFSVRGGIIDFYSLIDDYPIRIELFDDEIDSIRTFDAVSQLSLEKIDTAIVKLTREMLFTENQIKKGIKKIKDEFDQYHKKIKEELRNNFSEKITELISKLDNKIYFDTIDNYIDYFIDRPETFLDYFSENSLIFIHEPIRIREKAESSINDFYERFKQFFERGEVLPSQYNILKSYENVLEDFQGKKNILINSLPKKFDDFYVRTNITLAVKDMHSYHGKMDALKEDLRDWKYKGYKVVLVCSTSKKCESLERELRDKDLECEYIDGERENILSGQTFITKGILGNGFMFTDHKFIVITEKEIFGSAKKQRRKASNKKGRKIKTFRDLNIGDYVVHENHGIGKYIGIEQLKVEGIKKDYLKIKYSGTDLLYVPIDQMDLVQKYIGGEDKGPRLNRLGGAEWKKTKDKVKKAIEDMAKELLKLYAIRTSTKGYAFSKDSEWQKQFEDMFPYEETPDQLRCIEEIKKDMEDSRAMDRLLCGDVGFGKTEVALRAAFKAIVDGKQVAFLVPTTILAQQHYNTLVDRFKDFPVTIEMLSRFRSSAQQKKTIEDLRMGVIDIIVGTHRLLSKDVKFKDLGILLVDEEQRFGVKHKESLKELKKNVDALTLSATPIPRTLHMSLIGIRDMSLIEDPPEDRYPVETFVISYNENMVRDAIVKELERGGQVYFVYNRVKDIEKITSKIQMLVPEARVAYAHGQMSERKLEKIMISFLNKEFDVIVCTTIIETGLDIGNVNTMIIKDADKLGLSQLYQLRGRVGRSNRIAYCYLTYEKDKVLSEVAEKRLRVIKEFTELGSGFKIAMKDLEIRGAGNLLGARQHGHMADIGYDLYCKLLEDTVKTFKGEKVEEAIETSIDINVNAFISSDYISNERYKLEIYKKIASIRDKEDAYNIEEEIEDRFGTLPQPVYNLISISYIKILAQKLKINLISEIKDGLKFEFDNKYKLDPYLLANISDAFGRRIIMNCSNNPYFTYRFNDKTLNQNKKLNEIIDMLEKIRGFQLS encoded by the coding sequence ATGAACAATTTTTTTGTGAATGTTTTAAAAAGCTCTGGTAAATACTCAGAACTTAATAATAGTATTGATAAAGGAATGCTACCTATATCAATAACGGGCCCTTCTGGTTCAGCTATCAGCAATATTATATTTTCTATAGGCTCTAATAAAGCTAAGCAAAGTTTAGTTATTACACATAATGAGCTTGAGGCAAGAAAAATATATGAAGATTTAAAATTTTTTGGTGGAGAAAAGGTATTCTACTTTCCCTCGAAGGAGATAGTATTTTTTGATGTATATGCCCATAGCAATCAGATTATAGAGGAGAGACTAAAGGCTATACGTACAGTTCTTAGTGGAGAAGAATGTATAGTTGTCACAACTATAGATAGTATATTGTTAAAGCTTGTACCGGGTAAGGATTGGATAGGATATGAAATGCCTATAAAGGTTGGGGACATCATAGATGTAAGTGACTTTATAGAAGGATTAGTATTCATGGGATATGAAAGGGTTGATATGGTCCAGACCAAGGGGCAGTTTAGTGTAAGGGGAGGAATAATAGATTTTTATTCATTAATAGATGATTATCCCATAAGAATCGAGCTGTTCGATGATGAAATAGATTCTATAAGAACCTTTGATGCCGTATCTCAATTATCCCTGGAAAAAATTGACACTGCCATAGTTAAATTAACAAGGGAAATGCTTTTTACAGAAAATCAAATTAAAAAGGGAATAAAAAAAATAAAAGATGAGTTTGACCAGTATCATAAAAAAATAAAAGAAGAATTAAGGAATAATTTTAGTGAGAAAATTACTGAACTTATATCGAAACTAGATAATAAAATATATTTTGATACTATTGATAATTATATCGATTATTTTATAGATAGGCCAGAAACTTTTTTAGACTATTTTAGTGAAAATAGTTTAATATTCATACATGAACCAATAAGAATAAGGGAAAAAGCTGAAAGCTCTATAAATGATTTTTATGAAAGATTCAAGCAGTTTTTTGAAAGAGGAGAAGTATTGCCTAGTCAATATAATATTCTCAAATCATATGAAAATGTACTTGAAGATTTCCAAGGCAAAAAAAATATACTCATAAATAGCCTGCCTAAAAAATTTGATGATTTTTATGTAAGGACTAATATAACCTTAGCGGTAAAGGATATGCACTCATATCATGGAAAGATGGATGCCCTTAAAGAAGATTTAAGGGATTGGAAGTATAAAGGTTATAAGGTTGTTTTGGTATGTAGTACATCTAAAAAATGTGAAAGCTTAGAAAGAGAGCTAAGAGATAAGGATCTTGAATGTGAGTATATTGATGGTGAAAGGGAAAATATACTATCGGGGCAAACCTTTATAACTAAAGGCATACTAGGAAATGGATTTATGTTTACTGACCATAAATTTATTGTAATAACTGAAAAGGAAATATTTGGTTCAGCAAAAAAACAAAGAAGAAAAGCTTCCAATAAAAAGGGAAGGAAAATCAAAACCTTCAGAGATTTAAATATTGGGGACTATGTAGTTCATGAAAACCATGGAATAGGTAAATATATAGGGATAGAACAATTGAAGGTCGAGGGTATAAAGAAGGATTATTTAAAAATAAAGTATTCAGGTACTGATCTTCTTTATGTTCCTATAGATCAGATGGATTTAGTGCAGAAATATATAGGTGGAGAAGATAAGGGACCTAGGTTAAATAGACTAGGTGGGGCAGAATGGAAAAAAACGAAGGACAAGGTAAAAAAGGCCATAGAGGATATGGCAAAGGAACTTCTAAAGCTTTATGCCATAAGGACATCTACAAAGGGATATGCTTTTTCAAAGGATAGTGAATGGCAAAAACAATTTGAAGATATGTTCCCCTATGAAGAAACCCCTGATCAGCTAAGGTGTATAGAAGAAATAAAAAAAGATATGGAAGACAGCAGGGCGATGGATAGGCTTTTATGTGGAGATGTGGGGTTCGGGAAGACAGAGGTTGCTCTTAGAGCAGCATTTAAGGCTATTGTGGACGGCAAACAAGTGGCCTTCTTGGTTCCAACTACTATATTGGCACAACAGCATTATAATACCCTTGTGGATAGATTTAAAGACTTTCCTGTAACTATTGAGATGCTTAGCCGCTTTAGAAGTAGCGCACAGCAAAAAAAGACCATAGAGGATTTAAGGATGGGAGTTATTGATATAATAGTAGGAACCCATAGACTTTTGTCAAAGGATGTTAAATTTAAGGACTTAGGTATTCTATTGGTTGATGAGGAACAAAGATTTGGAGTGAAGCACAAGGAATCCCTTAAGGAACTCAAGAAAAATGTTGATGCCCTTACCCTATCGGCAACCCCAATACCAAGGACCTTACACATGTCCCTTATAGGCATAAGGGATATGAGTTTGATTGAAGACCCTCCAGAGGATAGGTATCCCGTAGAGACCTTTGTTATTTCGTATAATGAAAATATGGTAAGGGATGCCATCGTCAAAGAACTGGAGAGGGGAGGACAGGTTTACTTTGTATACAATAGAGTAAAGGACATTGAGAAGATCACCTCAAAGATACAAATGCTAGTTCCAGAGGCCAGGGTAGCATATGCCCATGGGCAAATGAGTGAAAGAAAGCTAGAAAAAATAATGATAAGCTTTCTAAATAAAGAGTTTGATGTCATAGTATGTACAACGATAATTGAAACAGGATTGGACATTGGAAATGTTAACACTATGATAATAAAGGATGCAGATAAACTGGGACTTTCCCAACTCTATCAGCTAAGAGGTAGGGTAGGAAGAAGTAATAGAATAGCCTATTGCTATTTGACCTACGAAAAGGATAAGGTTTTATCAGAGGTTGCAGAAAAAAGGCTTAGGGTTATAAAAGAGTTTACTGAGCTTGGCTCTGGCTTTAAGATCGCCATGAAGGATTTAGAAATAAGGGGAGCAGGAAATTTACTTGGAGCGCGACAGCATGGACATATGGCTGATATTGGATATGACTTGTATTGTAAGCTTTTGGAGGATACGGTAAAAACCTTCAAGGGAGAAAAGGTAGAGGAAGCAATAGAAACATCCATAGATATAAATGTAAATGCCTTTATATCCAGTGATTATATTTCCAATGAAAGATACAAGCTAGAGATATATAAAAAGATAGCATCTATTCGAGACAAGGAAGATGCTTATAATATTGAGGAGGAAATTGAAGATAGATTTGGTACATTACCACAGCCTGTATATAACCTCATATCCATATCATATATAAAAATTTTGGCTCAGAAACTTAAAATAAATTTAATTTCAGAGATCAAAGATGGCCTCAAATTTGAATTTGATAATAAATACAAATTAGATCCATATTTACTGGCGAATATATCCGATGCATTTGGCAGAAGAATAATTATGAATTGTAGTAATAACCCTTATTTTACCTATAGATTTAATGACAAAACACTAAATCAAAATAAAAAATTGAATGAGATAATAGATATGTTAGAAAAAATTAGAGGTTTTCAGCTTAGCTAA
- the pth gene encoding aminoacyl-tRNA hydrolase: protein MYVVVGLGNPGKKYAGTRHNVGFEVVDYLAYRNNIELKKIKHKALIGEGIIDGKKVMLVKPQTFMNLSGQSVSEICEYYKIDTSKLIVIYDDIDIDLARIRIRKKGSSGTHNGMRNIIYLLRQDDFPRIRIGIGRPIHGDLVNYVIGKFSEGEKEDILLSIKLSAEAVESIISEGMDKAMNKYNK from the coding sequence ATGTATGTAGTAGTTGGATTAGGAAATCCAGGTAAAAAATATGCTGGTACTAGGCATAATGTTGGATTTGAAGTAGTAGATTATTTAGCATATAGAAATAATATTGAGCTAAAGAAGATAAAGCATAAAGCATTAATTGGAGAAGGAATAATTGATGGCAAGAAGGTTATGCTTGTTAAACCCCAAACATTTATGAATTTAAGTGGACAAAGTGTTTCAGAAATATGTGAATACTATAAAATAGATACAAGTAAACTAATAGTGATCTATGATGATATAGATATTGATTTAGCAAGAATAAGGATTAGGAAAAAAGGTAGTTCAGGAACCCATAATGGAATGCGCAATATTATATACCTTCTTCGGCAGGATGATTTCCCAAGAATAAGGATTGGCATTGGCAGACCTATCCATGGTGATCTTGTTAACTATGTTATTGGGAAATTTAGTGAAGGTGAAAAGGAAGATATTTTACTTTCCATAAAGCTATCGGCTGAAGCTGTGGAAAGTATAATCTCAGAAGGTATGGACAAGGCAATGAATAAATATAATAAATAG